A window from Primulina huaijiensis isolate GDHJ02 chromosome 11, ASM1229523v2, whole genome shotgun sequence encodes these proteins:
- the LOC140987212 gene encoding RING-H2 finger protein ATL64-like, giving the protein MFGSGMNLITTIIGFGMSATFIVFVCTRLICGRFRRMEERQMLEIDTRIDLELPEHRINGLEPVVVAAIPTMNFNREAFSSVEDAQCTICLAEYQEQEVLRIMPNCGHSFHLSCIDTWLRKQSTCPVCRLSVQDSFETKHLRTAILSTTQSFNSHSGSEGIEDNQIHEDSISIEVEPGISGDSRLR; this is encoded by the exons ATGTTCGGTTCTGGAATGAATTTAATCACAACAATTATTGGTTTTGGCATGAGTGCTACTTTTATTGTGTTTGTTTGCACTAGACTGATTTGTGGGCGGTTCCGCCGTATGGAGGAACGGCAAATGCTCGAGATTGACACGAGGATCGATCTAGAGCTG CCAGAACACAGGATTAATGGCCTTGAACCGGTTGTTGTTGCTGCAATTCCCACGATGAACTTCAATCGGGAAGcattcagttcagttgaagatGCACA GTGTACAATATGTCTAGCAGAATACCAAGAACAGGAAGTCCTAAGAATCATGCCAAACTGTGGGCATAGTTTTCATCTGTCTTGCATTGATACATGGCTCAGAAAACAGTCTACATGTCCTGTATGTCGTCTCTCAGTACAAGACTCGTTCGAAACAAAACATCTTCGAACAGCTATACTGTCCACTACTCAATCGTTTAATTCACATTCAGGTTCCGAGGGTATTGAAGACAATCAAATACATGAAGATTCCATTTCCATTGAGGTCGAGCCAGGAATTAGTGGCGATTCAAGATtgagataa
- the LOC140987213 gene encoding pectinesterase QRT1, which translates to MRLTRSSFWFLALLVLWGEAGVGFSLNNSSRRDYITWDDLIVDGYRLDFRDAGNQRKVLLVDKNGGGDSLTVQGAVDMVPENNAERVKIHILPGIYREKVKIPVSKPYISFIGKQDQVSETVITWKDRASDRDKNGFFIGTWSSASVTVESDYFCASGVTFENTVVSRGGGVDGNQAVALRISGDKAMFYKVRFLGSQDTLLDETGTHYFYQCFIQGSIDFIFGNAKSLYQESSIHVVGDAFAIAAQHRNSPDEDTGFSFTNCTVNGTGSIYLGRAWAGYSRIIYSYCEFDINIRPEGWEDWRTPSRQNTVVFGEYQCVGRGADRRGRVPWSKALKYLEARPFLDITFIKGEQWLRL; encoded by the exons atgaggttAACTCGTTCCAGTTTTTGGTTCTTGGCCCTGTTGGTATTGTGGGGTGAAGCTGGAGTTGGGTTTTCTCTGAATAACAGCAGTAGGAGAGATTATATTACGTGGGACGATTTGATTGTGGATGGGTACAGGTTGGATTTCAGAGACGCGGGCAATCAACGCAAGGTATTGCTGGTTGATAAAAATGGCGGTGGAGATTCTTTGACAGTGCAAGGTGCAGTTGACATGGTACCGGAAAATAACGCTGAAAGAGTGAAAATTCATATTCTTCCTGGAATTTACAG AGAAAAGGTGAAGATTCCAGTGTCTAAGCCATACATTTCATTTATCGGTAAGCAAGATCAAGTTTCTGAAACAGTTATAACCTGGAAAGACAGAGCTTCAGATAGAGACAAGAATGGCTTTTTTATTGGAACATGGAGTTCAGCCTCTGTTACAGTAGAATCAGACTACTTTTGTGCATCAGGAGTCACATTTGAG AATACAGTCGTCTCTAGGGGTGGTGGAGTTGATGGCAACCAAGCTGTGGCACTGAGGATATCAGGTGataaagccatgttttacaaaGTTCGGTTTCTAGGATCACAGGACACACTTTTAGATGAAACTGGAACACATTATTTTTACCAATGTTTCATCCAAGGATCCATAGATTTCATATTTGGCAATGCAAAATCCCTCTATCAG GAGAGCAGCATTCATGTGGTGGGAGACGCATTCGCCATAGCTGCCCAACATAGGAACTCCCCTGATGAGGATACCGGGTTTTCATTTACGAATTGTACAGTTAATGGAACTGGATCGATTTATCTAGGCAGAGCCTGGGCAGGTTATTCGCGAATAATATATTCGTACTGTGAATTTGACATTAACATAAGACCAGAAGGATGGGAAGATTGGAGAACTCCATCGAGACAAAA CACCGTTGTATTTGGAGAATATCAGTGTGTAGGAAGGGGAGCAGATAGAAGAGGTCGAGTGCCATGGTCCAAAGCCCTCAAGTATCTGGAAGCAAGACCATTTCTGGATATAACGTTTATAAAGGGGGAGCAGTGGCTAAGACTATAG
- the LOC140988254 gene encoding early nodulin-like protein 18 gives MAAAWPISLCIFAVTLLINAAAAAAAYTNYTVGDDAGWFFNSTTKKASANYDAWAANKTFNLGDYLIFNTNSNQTVIQTYNETTYQNCTTDYSSDKDTFQYNGGVDQFGAASIVEVPLTILGTQYYFSDASDGEQCLKGMAFEINVNRGLGLPPVLNQPPPPPYSPPPAPADEGQSPPITIVTGSPGNGGIKSSANVFWFGFLILVFTSFSA, from the exons ATGGCAGCAGCCTGGCCCATCTCCCTGTGCATATTTGCGGTGACTCTGCTTATCAATGCGGCGGCGGCTGCTGCTGCATACACCAACTACACCGTGGGCGATGACGCCGGATGGTTTTTCAACTCCACCACGAAAAAGGCCTCAGCCAATTACGATGCTTGGGCTGCCAACAAAACTTTCAATCTTGGCGACTATCTCA TATTCAACACGAACTCGAACCAAACGGTAATCCAAACATACAACGAGACCACGTACCAGAACTGCACCACAGACTATTCCTCAGACAAGGACACATTTCAATACAATGGGGGTGTCGATCAATTCGGCGCTGCGTCAATCGTAGAGGTGCCATTGACAATATTGGGTACACAATACTATTTCTCAGATGCTAGTGATGGTGAACAATGCCTAAAAGGTATGGCCTTTGAGATCAACGTGAATCGTGGGCTTGGACTTCCACCGGTTCTCAACCAGCCACCACCTCCACCCTATTCTCCGCCACCAGCTCCGGCAGACGAGGGGCAGTCGCCACCAATCACAATTGTGACTGGTAGTCCTGGGAATGGAGGGATAAAGAGTAGTGCTAATGTTTTCTGGTTTGGCTTCTTGATTCTTGTTTTCACTTCATTTTCGGCATGA
- the LOC140988072 gene encoding calcium-dependent lipid-binding protein-like, producing the protein MGLISGMFMGILSGIVLMAGWQYMMRYRSNKRIAKAVDIKLLSSLDRDDLKKICGDNFPEWISFPVFEQVKWLNKQLGKLWPFVADAAEAVIKESVEPLLEQYRPTGITSLKFSKLSLGTVAPKIEGIRVQNLKEGQITMDIDLRWGGDPSIILAVEAALVASIPIQLKDLQVFTVVRAIFQLADEIPCISAVVVALLADPKPRIDYTLKAIGGSLTALPGLSDMIDDTVNSIVTDMLQWPHRIVVPIGGIPVDLSELELKPVGKVTVTVVRANELKNKELIGKSDPYVVLHIRPLVKVKTKVVDNNLNPVWNQTFELIAEDKETQSLILEVFDQDIGQDKRLGITKLPLMELEAETAKEIELRLLPALDMLKIKDKKDRGTITVQVLYHEFNKEEQMAALEEEKRIIEERKKLKEAGVIGSTMDALDGAASIVGSGVGLVGTGLGAGAGIVGSGFGAVGSGLSKAGKFMGRTITGHSGASRRSGSSTPVNSVHENGGAKPL; encoded by the exons ATGGGTTTAATATCGGGAATGTTTATGGGGATCCTGTCCGGGATCGTGTTGATGGCGGGTTGGCAGTACATGATGCGCTACCGTAGCAACAAGCGTATTGCCAAG GCAGTTGATATTAAATTGCTTAGCTCACTTGACAGGGATGATCTGAAGAAAATTTGCGGTGACAATTTTCCAGAATGGATATCTTTCCCCGTTTTCGAGCAA GTGAAATGGCTGAACAAACAACTGGGCAAACTGTGGCCATTTGTTGCTGAT GCTGCAGAAGCTGTTATTAAAGAATCTGTTGAACCATTGTTGGAACAATATCGACCGACGGGAATTACTTCATTGAAATTCAGTAAACTGTCTCTTGGAACTGTGGCTCCAAAAATAGAAG GGATTCGTGTTCAGAACCTTAAGGAAGGTCAAATCACAATGGATATTGACCTTCGGTGGGGTGGTGATCCGAGCATTATTCTAGCTGTTGAAGCTGCTCTTGTTGCTTCCATTCCCATCCAG TTGAAGGATCTTCAAGTTTTTACCGTAGTTCGTGCTATATTCCAACTCGCAGATGAAATTCCTTGCATCTCCGCAGTCGTCGTTGCTCTGCTTGCAGAT CCAAAACCACGGATTGATTACACTTTGAAAGCTATTGGTGGAAGTTTAACTGCACTTCCTGGGCTTTCTGATATGATAGAT GATACTGTTAATTCCATTGTAACAGATATGCTGCAGTGGCCCCACAGAATTGTCGTTCCTATTGGTGGCATTCCTGTAGATTTAAG TGAGTTGGAGCTTAAGCCAGTGGGAAAGGTTACTGTAACTGTCGTAAGGGCAAATGAACTGAAAAATAAGGAGTTGATTGGAAAATCTGATCCATACGTTGTCCTGCACATCCGTCCATTGGTTAAAGTCAAAACAAAGGTTGTGGACAACAACCTGAATCCTGTCTGGAATCAGACATTTGAGTTAATCGCAGAAGACAAGGAGACCCAATCTCTCATTCTTGAG GTGTTTGATCAAGACATTGGGCAAGACAAGCGGCTGGGCATTACGAAGTTACCTCTGATGGAGCTGGAAGCCGAGACAGCTAAAGAAATCGAATTGAGGTTGCTACCTGCACTTGATATgcttaaaataaaagataagaaggACAGAGGAACCATAACAGTTCAG GTTTTATATCACGAATTTAACAAGGAAGAGCAGATGGCTGCCCTTGAAGAAGAGAAGAGGATcatagaagaaagaaagaaacttaAGGAAGCTGGAGTAATCGGGAGCACCATGGATGCCCTCGATGGTGCTGCCTCAATAGTCGGTTCTGGTGTCGGTTTAGTGGGAACTGGTTTAGGTGCTGGTGCAGGCATAGTAGGGAGTGGCTTCGGAGCTGTGGGCAGCGGTCTGAGTAAAGCTGGAAAGTTCATGGGCAGGACGATTACAGGGCACTCTGGTGCGTCTAGGAGGAGTGGATCTTCCACACCCGTGAACTCTGTCCACGAAAATGGCGGTGCTAAGCCTCTGTAG